TGTATTAAATTTAAAAATTCACTACGCGTTTCCACCTTTCGGAAAATGCCGGTAAAGGCGGATGTTTTTGTGATAGAATTTTGCTTTTGTACACCCCGCATCATCATGCACATATGTCGGGCTTCAATGACGATAGCAGCACCGAGTGGATTCAAAGTATTTTGAATGCAATTCAGTATTTCATGGGTCAGGCGCTCCTGTACTTGCAGGCGTCTGCTGTAAACATCGACCAATCGAGCCAGTTTACTTAATCCGACGATATGTCCGTTAGGTATGTAGCCAATATGCGCTTTGCCGAAAAAAGGGAGCATATGGTGTTCACAGAGGCTGTACAGTTCAATATCTTTAACAATGACCATTTCGCTGTATTCTTCTTTGAACAATGCAGATGATAATACGTCTTCTCCTTTTAAAGCATAACCCTGGGTAAAAAATTCCATGGCTTTTGCTGCTCTTTCCGGAGTTTTAGATAAACCTTCCCTGTTCGGGTCTTCTCCTATTTCGCCAAGCAAAGTCTTGTAGAGGCTTTCCAAATCACTATTTTTTAATGAATGCACGATAAAGAATTTGAGAATAAACGTTTTCTTGTTAGCATTGGTTGCACAGTCGTCGGATTTGTGGTCAAATTAATCCATTTTATGAAATCATAAATCGAAATCTCGATCATAAGGCCCGTAAAGCTCGTATTTTTGAGTTCGCATTATGAATGTAAACAGCACTGATCTTAAAAGTGGTCAAATATCTTCATTATATACCACACAAAGTCTTTTATGGTTGCTGTTTATTGCTCTGGGTTTTTACATTAAACCCGTCCCCTGGAATTATTATGAAACACTGATGTGGGCTCTCGGAAATACATTTTTTTATATAATAGCCATCAACGTTAATCTACATATCCTGATCCCAAGATTTATGTTCAGGCAGTCAATTCTACCTTATTTGACATTACTTTTAGGCGTTTCTCTGCTTTTGACCCCTTTTGCCTGGATGTTCAATATGTGGATGGTTTCAGACTACCCCGAAATGGAAGTGAGATGGCTGACTTTGCCTCAATTTCATTTTATCAATCTGATCATTTTAAGCGCCCTGAGCTCTTTGATTCGCGTGCCCATGGATTGGTTAAAAATTCAATCTGAGAAAAAGGAATTATTGACCCGCAATATTGAAACGGAGCTACAATCGCTCAAAAACCAGATCAATCCACATTTTTTGTTTAATACGCTGAATAATCTTTATGCGCTTACTTTAAAAAAGTCAGAA
The genomic region above belongs to Saprospiraceae bacterium and contains:
- the folE gene encoding GTP cyclohydrolase I FolE, whose protein sequence is MLKFFIVHSLKNSDLESLYKTLLGEIGEDPNREGLSKTPERAAKAMEFFTQGYALKGEDVLSSALFKEEYSEMVIVKDIELYSLCEHHMLPFFGKAHIGYIPNGHIVGLSKLARLVDVYSRRLQVQERLTHEILNCIQNTLNPLGAAIVIEARHMCMMMRGVQKQNSITKTSAFTGIFRKVETRSEFLNLIQSDSI
- a CDS encoding histidine kinase → MNVNSTDLKSGQISSLYTTQSLLWLLFIALGFYIKPVPWNYYETLMWALGNTFFYIIAINVNLHILIPRFMFRQSILPYLTLLLGVSLLLTPFAWMFNMWMVSDYPEMEVRWLTLPQFHFINLIILSALSSLIRVPMDWLKIQSEKKELLTRNIETELQSLKNQINPHFLFNTLNNLYALTLKKSEQAPEVVLKLSDMMRYMLYECNEPMVTIEQEMKYIRNYIELEKLRYSANSEIQLDVDEQLSKYKIAPLLLIPFVENSFKHGMQNTIDQAFIQIQAKLVGNELFFAVHNSKPQSAPDQARPKTVGGVGLVNAKRRLELIYPMRYVLDIQDMPDTFKVDLRIDLNTYSNDTNTHY